The following are encoded together in the Parabacteroides chongii genome:
- a CDS encoding metallophosphoesterase family protein yields MLKKYVLLLFAVLTSCNLIDYHPYDGRLTIPERNINNQNISLIETTTKEKDTIRFVLTGDTQRNYDETEDFVKHINAQKDYIDFIIHGGDYTEFGMKKEYEWTIDILSKLNTPYVGLIGNHDVIGNGDQVFHKLFGEENFSFIVRDVKFVCLNTNAIEYDYSHPVPDFKFLKKELQDSSRPYRRTVVAMHARPGSEQFDNNVKDVFQLYIREFPSLMFCLNAHDHNLQIEDLFNDGIIYYGCSNIAKRNYLLFTLTPDNYTYEVINF; encoded by the coding sequence ATGTTAAAAAAATACGTATTATTACTGTTCGCTGTACTCACTTCGTGTAACCTGATAGACTACCATCCCTACGATGGCAGGTTGACCATTCCCGAACGTAACATCAATAATCAAAATATATCGCTAATCGAGACAACTACAAAAGAGAAAGACACCATACGTTTCGTATTGACAGGTGATACACAACGCAATTACGATGAAACTGAAGATTTTGTAAAACATATCAATGCCCAAAAAGATTACATTGATTTTATCATTCACGGAGGAGACTATACCGAATTCGGGATGAAAAAGGAATATGAATGGACTATTGATATCCTATCCAAACTCAATACCCCTTATGTCGGATTGATTGGAAACCATGATGTAATAGGCAATGGAGACCAGGTTTTCCATAAATTATTCGGGGAAGAAAACTTTTCCTTCATCGTAAGGGATGTCAAATTCGTTTGTCTCAACACCAATGCTATCGAATACGACTACTCCCATCCTGTCCCCGATTTCAAATTTCTTAAAAAAGAGCTACAGGATAGTTCGCGTCCGTATCGTCGTACAGTCGTAGCCATGCATGCGCGTCCAGGAAGTGAACAATTTGACAATAACGTAAAAGATGTATTCCAATTATACATCCGTGAATTTCCATCGTTAATGTTTTGCTTAAATGCACATGACCATAACCTACAAATAGAAGACCTGTTTAACGATGGAATTATCTATTATGGTTGCAGTAATATAGCTAAACGAAACTACCTATTATTTACCCTAACTCCTGACAACTACACGTATGAAGTTATCAATTTTTAA